One genomic segment of Phyllopteryx taeniolatus isolate TA_2022b chromosome 12, UOR_Ptae_1.2, whole genome shotgun sequence includes these proteins:
- the glsb gene encoding glutaminase kidney isoform, mitochondrial isoform X7, with the protein MTAAAGQMTLQGEGNAEKFDYVMNFLKNMAGNEYVGFSNATFQSERESGDRNFAIGYYLKEKKCFPEGTDMTSVLDLYFQLCSIEVNCESASVMAATLANGGICPISGERVLSPEAVRNTLSLMHSCGMYDFSGQFAFHVGLPAKSGVAGGILLVVPNVMGIVCWSPPLDKLGNSVRGIQFCTDLVELFNFHNYDNLRHFAKKHDPRREGGEQRVKSVINLLFAAYTGDVSALRRFALSSMDMEQRDYDSRTALHVAAAEGHTEVARFLLEACKVNPVPRDRWGNTPMDEAVHFGHHDVVAILQPHSDKERPADDSGDKESAEKSLDSLL; encoded by the exons CAAGGTGAAGGCAACGCCGAAAAATTTGATTAT GTCATGAACTTCTTGAAGAACATGGCGGGAAACGAGTATGTCGGTTTCAGCAACGCCAC ATTCCAGTCTGAGCGTGAGTCAGGAGACAGGAACTTTGCCATCGGCTACtacttgaaagaaaaaaag TGTTTTCCTGAGGGGACAGACATGACGTCTGTATTGGACCTCTACTTTCAG CTGTGCTCCATTGAAGTGAACTGTGAGAGCGCCAGTGTGATGGCAGCCACACTAGCTAATGGAGGTATCTGCCCCATCTCGGGCGAGCGAGTTCTCAGCCCCGAGGCTGTGAGAAACACCCTGAGTCTCATGCATTCCTGTGGCATGTACGACTTCTCCGGCCAGTTTGCCTTCCAT GTGGGTCTGCCGGCCAAGTCGGGCGTGGCAGGAGGCATCCTGCTGGTGGTGCCCAACGTGATGGGTATTGTGTGCTGGTCGCCACCCTTGGACAAACTGGGGAACTCGGTCAGAGGGATTCAGTTCTGCACG GACCTGGTGGAACTTTTTAATTTCCACAATTACGACAACTTGAGGCACTTTGCAAAGAAGCACGATCCTCGCCGAGAGGGTGGAGAACAGCGG GTCAAGTCTGTCATTAACTTGCTGTTTGCCGCCTACACAGGAGATGTCTCCGCGCTGAGGAG GTTTGCCTTGTCATCTATGGACATGGAGCAGAGGGACTACGATTCCAGAACAGCCCTCCATGTGGCGGCAGCTGAGG GTCACACAGAGGTTGCGCGTTTCCTGCTGGAGGCCTGTAAGGTCAACCCGGTCCCCAGAGACAG GTGGGGTAACACACCGATGGACGAGGCCGTGCACTTCGGCCACCATGACGTGGTGGCCATCCTGCAGCCGCACAGCGACAAAGAGCGGCCGGCCGACGACTCCGGCGACAAGGAGAGCGCAGAGAAGAGTTTGGACAGTCTGCTGTAG